One part of the Olleya sp. YS genome encodes these proteins:
- the rpsO gene encoding 30S ribosomal protein S15 — MYLTKEDKQKLFKKHGKDAKDTGSAEGQIALFTERINHLTEHLKQNRKDYNTERSLVKLVGKRRSLLDYLTKKDILRYRAIVKELGLRK, encoded by the coding sequence AACAAAAGAAGACAAGCAAAAGCTTTTTAAAAAGCACGGTAAAGATGCAAAAGACACAGGTTCTGCAGAAGGACAGATTGCATTATTTACAGAAAGAATTAACCACTTAACAGAACACTTAAAACAAAATCGTAAAGATTATAATACAGAGCGTTCGTTAGTAAAATTAGTAGGAAAGCGTCGTTCATTATTAGACTACCTAACTAAGAAAGATATCTTAAGATATCGTGCAATTGTTAAAGAATTAGGATTAAGAAAATAA